TTAACCAATTACCTGCACCGTAAATGCCATGTGACCAATGACTCAGCAGTTACAGGGAAATGATATCATGACAAAGCaccataaaaacataaaaagactCAAACACTTCACAAACAACTATTCTGAGCTGTGAAGCCAAGAACTGCAGAAAATACAAGTCCAATTCATGCTTTTACAGGTAAATCATCATGTGAATTATAACGCATCAGAATATATAGCTACTTTTGGATGCCTATCAAGATGCTCTGTCTTCAATTTGAGACAGCTAACATTATCCAAATAAATTATGTAGGATATATGATCAAACatgggcaaaaaaaataaactttgtgtattaaatgaaaataaaataccattttCATAACTTTACTACtatgtgtgttttatgttaCCAAATAGAAACAAATGCTTATTTGTGCTTCACAGTGAGCTTCACTGAGcgtattcttttattttatatgttgcAATCGTGTGGCACTATCGAGGTACAGCACAAATGTGGAAGGGTTCAGGAGCAGAAGCGATGGCAACTGTCCTTTTGAGACTCAGTGTTTCTCCCTCAGGTGGCAGGAAGGTAAAATTCTGCATCAGAGAGAcaaagaagaggaagagctcCATACGAGCGAGCTGCTCACCTGGACACATCCTCTTACCTGGAAATAAGGCTCtggatcagttttttttttttattagtttatatatagtaccattcaaaagttttggggtcagtaagatattttttaaagaaatgaatagcTTAATTCAGCAAAAAGGCATGAAATTGATcataagtgacagtaaagatttttataatcttacaaaagatttatatttcaaatgaatgctgttcttttgaaaaaataaataaataaataaaaaattgtaaataaataatgttaaacggttatttgaaattgtaataatatttcacaatattactctttttttactgtattgatcaaataaatgcaaccttggtgagcataagagacttctttcagaaacaaacaaaaaatgtactgacctcaaacttttgaacagtagtgcatgtgtgcatgtatatatttattttagttgtagTTTATATACTACATATTCCTCCTTGTGACCTACCTATTGAAAAGGGAATGAAATTTTCTCTCTTCAGAAATTTGCCATTTTCATCCAGAAAGTGAGCAGGATTGAATTCATATGGATTGCGATATTCATTCTTGTCCTCTAGAATTGGCTTCAACATTGGCAGCACCATCACACCCTGTCATAGGACAAAACGTAAGAATTCGAAAACTGAAAGAACGTTTCAGTTCTTTCCACTCTTCCATAATCCTTGAATGTAATGCTGTATCTAATGTGAATAATCACTGAGATTAATGGTTCtaaaatctctcttttttttgttgctaCATTTAATTTTTCCTTTAGATTTCTGgttgaaatatgacctggattCTACAAACAGTACTTTATGACTTACCTTTGGTATGAGACATCCTGCTACTGTGGTGTCTTTGCTGGCAACTCTCGGTGGAATGAAGGCAAGAACATTTGCGAACCTCAGAATCTCATGCATCACAGCGTAGGTGTACGGCAGATGCGCCCTGTCTTCCATCAACGGCTGACGTCTCTGTCCAATCACCTGATCAATCTCAGAATGGACTTTCTCTACAGAAAGTGAATGTGCAGAGTAGGTGGACATGCATATACACATCTGACTAACAAGTAGACAAGTAATAGGAGCGGAGTGGCCCACCTTGCACTTCTGGATACTTGGCCATGTAGAGTAAAGCCCAGCTCATTGATTTAGCAGTGCTTTCCGTTCCTGCTCCAAACAGATCCAACACACAGTGTATCAGGTTTTCCTCTGTGAATTCCGCCTCATTGTCCTTACACTGGGAACAATGGAAAGATGAGGAAGGGCATACAACCATGGACAAAAAGAAGGATTAAACACAGAGATGGCTACAGTAGAGCGACCTTATAAAGAGGTAATTGCAAAGTAAAAATGCAGGGTGTTTCATTTGAAATACTTGAATTATTAGCTAGCTAATGTGTATAAAACCCCAAGAAAAGACTTAAAATGACTGCATTATCATTATGCAAGCATCTGCCAAAATAAGTTACCTTCTCAATTTCATCCAGATAACAGTCAATGTAGTCTCTAGGACTAGTTGGGTTTCTGTCCTCTTTGTGCTTTCTGATTTCCTCCTTAAAAAAGAGCTTAAGTTTGGAAAGGTTGGCAAATGCAGTCTGGTGCTTTCCTGGCAGCAGGGACATCAAAGCGGGAAACGTGTTATACAACTGTTGAGGGACAAACATATTTGGTCATTACGTTGTAAATCTTTGCAGGAAAtgacttattaaaatataactaaaatttAAAGTAGGAGTTGAAATGgctaatctgaaaaaaaaaaaatattccaatATCAAATCTCCCTCAATAGTcaatataaaatctaaattgataattacttttttaaatggatgttcCTAGTCTTATTCTGCATGTATTAGCGCATGTTTTTCCAAAGAACAAGCATTTGTCTTTGTAAGATCCAAATGGGTTGCAAAACAGATTCATATTGGCTTTAAAGCAAGAGACGCCTTTGCGAATTTCAGTTTAGACATTCAGCAACTACAGCATgctttattcatattttttatgaacACTTATCACATTTCCAGAGATCTCAAAAGCGCCATCATAGTGGGGTAAACTTATATATTGGTgaatggaaaatacatttttgcattccCAATTTCTAAACACCAAAAGAAccaaaagggggaaaaaatatcaAGAGATTGATTACGTTGGTCAGAAATGAGACAGACGTCAAATTTGCAGTTGCTCCTTTAGCCAATGTATTATAAACACTTACACGGCACTGTTAActagttgtttgttttttgttttttactttaatgCCAAGGTATGAAATGTAtagtgttttaaatatgttagtttaaataaatataaataagtttctttcttctgttaaacgaagatgatattttgaagaatgtggggaACCAAACAATTGTTGgtcaccattgacttccataaaaTCGAAAAAAATACCATGGGAGTCACCCACATGGAGGTTACCCACatgcttcaaaatatcttttatgttcaagagaagaaagaaactcttaCAGGGTTGGAACAACTTGAGTGTGACTAAATgtcagaattttaatttctgggCAAACCATGCCTTCAATGACTGCGGGAACACACTCTTATCACAgtctgtgaaaagggtccaATATAATAAATTTGGTCCCATACCCGGCCCCAGACATTGATGGGCAGCTTAAAGGTTTCATCTGAATACTGCAGCAGCTCATGAAAATGATGGTTGTCATACTCAAACTTGTAGCCAAAAACCAGGCTGCATATTATATTGCCCACTGCGTAGGTCAAGAGGTGATGAGGGTTGAATGGCAAACCTTGGGAagcaaaagagagaaagaatggTTATAGCTAAAAACAGTACTTTCACTGTTTTCACAAATCATTGCCTGTAGAGCACAGGGTGTACTCGAAGCCTGTTGAGATGTATGACTTGACACAGAAATGGTGCTCACTGACCTTGTTTGGTTTGCAAAAAACTACAGACAAAGCTACACTCCTGCAGGATGGAGTTTTCTAGAGTTTTCTTGCCCACACCGAAATACTTCAGCGTTGCCAGAGCAAAGCGCCTCTGATGACGCCACATGTGTCCACTGGAGAAGATCAGACCTACATACAAAatggtaagaaaaaaaaaaaagaactaaatCCATGCTCACTAAATGAAATCAGTAACAGCTATTACTCGTGGTCTGCAAATTTACTGTTGGGTCTGATATTTGCATTTCTTTGCAAAGCTGTGTTACACTCTGACAGTGACAAATCAATCTGTGCCAAGAACAGTACAAAGTCTGATAAACTTTCCTATACCATCACGATGGCAAATTTATGTCAGAACAAAATGTTGGCTTGTAAATGTGGTCAGGCATGTGTTGATGAATGGTGCTGTGATGAAAGTGGAGCATTTTACAGCAAATAATTTCAATATATGGAACTTTTGAATTGTGAAATCTACAGTATGTTTTCATAGTACTGAATGAATGAACTTCTTTATTTCAAGAGAGGAAAATTCAATTTCTCGTTACATCAGAATCACCGTAACGGTTAACACAATGTATGTCATGAATAGTTCTGCATTTCTTTAAATACAAAGCTTGCTATTGTAGCCATTGCTGAAGGAAATTTTACCACCATCACTGGAGCTTTTCACAATTTATACACAAGTTATTTTATTGACAGagcaaatataaacaaattagcTGTCTGAAATGTTGTGAATCCATATTAATGTCTTGAATGAAAGCagaattaagaaatatttcGTGATGTTCTACAAAATTGCTGATTCAACAATGTTATCAACAGTCATATTTCTGAACACTTTAAAGTATAAACAGTGTTATTCATAGTGACGTGTTggctgtgtgtactgtgttccTCTACCTTGCCCTTTACTGATCTTGTCATTCACAGGGAAGTACGGCCGGTCTGTGAAGATGTCCGCCTGCTCCACAAACGCCTCTTTGAAGCTCTCGTATCCAGTAAGCAGTATGCAAGGTTTGCTTCCCAGATACAGTGTGCTCACATCTCCATACCTCTCAGCAATCTAAGCAACAtgttatattacatattgtaatGTACCCAACTAGTAGCCAAGTCATTACTGCTCTTCATACAACTGAAAACTTACCTTCGGAAAAACCTCCATTGGATCACTAAAGCCTATATTCAGTACATTTCCAACCAAAGGCAGAGGGAAGGGTCCTGGCGGCATGTTGTTTGTAAGAACATCACGCAGGTGTTTCACCAGCAGCAGCACACACAGAAATATCAGGAGACCCTGAACATCCATCCACGGACCCATCAGCTGTGACAGCACTGACGCCATGTTTACTGAGACGAGAGATGGGTTACACACATGAAGAATacttatatacatattttagaGAACATTCATCTCTATGTGACCACACATGTCTGAATGTCACTGCATTAGATGGAATATCAAAGAAATGATCTGTGTGCTCAAATGTTTCATGAGCCACTCTCAACTTTAAGTTCAGCTTATGTATAAGTTATAACGCACTTTAAAAagtactatctatctatctatagtgagagagagagagagagagagagagagattactttttaaagtgttataCATAAGCTGAACTTCAAgttgatacacacacacacaaacaataatGTGCTTTCAGAACATTTTTGAGCATGTCTCAAGTCAAGTGTCCAAACACTTTCAGAGTATATCAACATGTTTGCTAGGCATGCTCACAAAAGTTTAGTAGGCTGTTGTTTTAGACTTCACAATATGCTACTGAAAAGGACATGCAACATATCAGATGAAGGGAACAAAGCTGTATTACTTACCCAGTGTTCAGACCAGTTTGTTTCCTAATTTCATCAGCAAACCTGAAGAAAACACGACCATTTACTATATATATGTAGCCTACTGTAGATGGTCTGCAATGTCTGATAACTAGTTAGATTAATACAGAAGCTTCTCAAAACAACACAATTCACTTTGCTTCCAATTCGCTTCGGTACTTGATTCGTTCTTGGTGTAAACGTGATCTATGACGTCCGAGGTGAGGTTGCGTTAAACGGaccacatagatagatagatagatagatagatagatagatagatagatagatagatagatagatagatagatagatagatagatagatagatagatagatagataggcgaattattattattgtggaTATTTCAGGACGAACATTTCGACAGcgtttttgaaatatttctgattTTCACCTGACGGCAAATTGACGCCAAGAAGGTTAGCTACTATAAAACAACAGACCTCGAACGTTTCCCAGGGATAATAACTATTACAAATTTGAATAGGGCTAACAAGAATGTTTCCTTTCAAAAGTTAATGATTTTCCCCTGACCTGAAGCCaaattgaccatatgcacagAGCTCTATTTAGAACTTCCGGATAAAGATAAACCAGCTCGTAATCTTCCGGTGAAGCTCATTT
This sequence is a window from Onychostoma macrolepis isolate SWU-2019 chromosome 23, ASM1243209v1, whole genome shotgun sequence. Protein-coding genes within it:
- the LOC131531641 gene encoding cytochrome P450 2J4; this translates as MASVLSQLMGPWMDVQGLLIFLCVLLLVKHLRDVLTNNMPPGPFPLPLVGNVLNIGFSDPMEVFPKIAERYGDVSTLYLGSKPCILLTGYESFKEAFVEQADIFTDRPYFPVNDKISKGQGLIFSSGHMWRHQRRFALATLKYFGVGKKTLENSILQECSFVCSFLQTKQGLPFNPHHLLTYAVGNIICSLVFGYKFEYDNHHFHELLQYSDETFKLPINVWGRLYNTFPALMSLLPGKHQTAFANLSKLKLFFKEEIRKHKEDRNPTSPRDYIDCYLDEIEKCKDNEAEFTEENLIHCVLDLFGAGTESTAKSMSWALLYMAKYPEVQEKVHSEIDQVIGQRRQPLMEDRAHLPYTYAVMHEILRFANVLAFIPPRVASKDTTVAGCLIPKGVMVLPMLKPILEDKNEYRNPYEFNPAHFLDENGKFLKRENFIPFSIGKRMCPGEQLARMELFLFFVSLMQNFTFLPPEGETLSLKRTVAIASAPEPFHICAVPR